From the Bacillus tuaregi genome, one window contains:
- the nrdR gene encoding transcriptional regulator NrdR, whose product MKCPSCQNNNSRVVDSRPVDEGRSIRRRRECEKCGYRFTTFEKVEESPLVVVKKEGTREEFSREKMLRGLIKACEKRPVALKQLEDLTSEVEKELRNQGVSEIKSDEIGEMVMERLAKIDEVSYVRFASVYRQFKDINVFIDELKELIKKEQS is encoded by the coding sequence ATGAAATGCCCTTCGTGCCAAAATAATAATTCTCGTGTTGTTGACTCTCGTCCTGTTGATGAGGGACGGTCTATACGACGTCGAAGAGAGTGTGAGAAATGTGGTTATCGTTTTACTACATTTGAAAAAGTAGAAGAAAGTCCACTTGTTGTTGTGAAGAAGGAAGGAACAAGGGAAGAATTCAGTCGGGAAAAAATGCTGCGCGGCTTAATCAAAGCGTGTGAAAAAAGACCCGTTGCCTTAAAACAGCTGGAGGATCTTACTTCAGAAGTGGAGAAGGAATTACGTAATCAAGGGGTTTCTGAAATCAAAAGTGATGAAATTGGCGAAATGGTTATGGAAAGGTTAGCTAAAATTGATGAAGTATCATATGTCCGGTTCGCATCTGTTTACCGTCAATTTAAAGACATTAATGTGTTTATTGATGAATTAAAGGAATTAATCAAAAAAGAACAATCCTAA